A genomic segment from Arcobacter acticola encodes:
- a CDS encoding alpha/beta fold hydrolase, with product MLKKALLFSSLLISSSLFASNISKEDCAKKGDNFIFAGNECIQFYKSKGDTEDALNIIVHGTWKEGTNTLARYAPFAENLSLQTDITTVAVALPGYSDSSTNNFKSLAHEGDGNLSVKKEYVEFLASLVEALKEKFHASKVTYIGHSAGCTMGATMTGLNPHLVNNLVCAGGVYNIHEKEQGKDLISMTDVLHSVNKDMKMVLVYGTADDISKPQITIDFYNLAKEKGFNVKLVEAKDAPHLDLDMTDASVDAIVEVVEED from the coding sequence ATGTTAAAAAAAGCTTTATTATTTTCAAGTTTACTTATTTCTTCTAGTTTATTTGCTTCAAATATATCAAAAGAAGATTGTGCAAAAAAAGGTGATAATTTTATTTTTGCAGGAAATGAATGTATCCAATTTTATAAATCAAAAGGTGATACAGAAGATGCCTTAAATATTATTGTTCATGGAACATGGAAAGAGGGTACGAATACTCTTGCTAGATATGCTCCATTTGCTGAGAATTTATCACTTCAAACAGATATTACGACAGTTGCTGTTGCCCTTCCTGGCTATTCAGATTCATCTACAAATAATTTTAAATCTCTAGCTCATGAAGGGGATGGAAACTTATCTGTAAAAAAAGAGTACGTTGAGTTTTTAGCTTCACTTGTTGAGGCATTGAAAGAAAAATTTCATGCATCAAAAGTTACATATATAGGTCATAGTGCTGGTTGTACTATGGGGGCTACTATGACTGGATTAAATCCACATTTAGTGAATAATCTAGTTTGTGCAGGTGGTGTTTATAATATCCATGAAAAAGAGCAAGGAAAAGATTTAATATCAATGACTGATGTTTTACATAGTGTAAATAAAGATATGAAAATGGTTCTAGTTTATGGAACTGCTGATGATATTTCTAAACCTCAAATTACAATTGATTTTTATAATTTAGCAAAAGAAAAAGGCTTTAATGTAAAATTAGTTGAAGCTAAAGATGCTCCACATTTAGACTTAGATATGACAGATGCATCTGTTGATGCTATCGTTGAAGTAGTTGAAGAAGATTAA
- a CDS encoding IclR family transcriptional regulator — MPSLIKSLSKGLKVYRFIADYGKPILAVTLCEKLQIDKSTMSRLLKTLKDEDFISYLENSNEIIANDILNKTNQSTKIELLIKKTKVLLEEISKTTNECAYLGIFDDYKVSYINQIDLSNQELKTRNNIGVQTNLHTSALGKSILAFGNYDLEKIKFNQYTNNTITNINKLKKDIEQVREKGYSIDNKEYQDGMCCVAVPLFNKENILIGAVGISGNSIRLDSKKIHEIGEVISNLVSKHIISY; from the coding sequence ATGCCATCTTTAATAAAATCTTTATCAAAGGGTTTAAAAGTTTATAGGTTTATCGCAGATTATGGTAAACCTATTTTAGCAGTTACTTTATGCGAAAAATTACAAATTGATAAAAGTACCATGTCAAGACTTTTAAAAACACTAAAAGATGAAGATTTTATCTCATACTTGGAAAATTCAAATGAAATAATCGCAAATGATATTTTAAATAAAACGAACCAATCTACAAAAATAGAACTCCTAATCAAAAAAACAAAAGTTTTACTTGAAGAGATTTCAAAAACTACAAATGAATGTGCTTACTTAGGTATTTTTGATGATTATAAAGTTTCATATATTAATCAAATTGATTTATCTAATCAAGAACTAAAAACAAGAAATAATATAGGTGTTCAAACAAATTTACACACAAGTGCTCTTGGGAAATCTATCTTAGCTTTTGGAAATTATGATTTGGAAAAAATTAAATTCAATCAATACACAAATAACACAATAACAAATATAAATAAACTTAAAAAAGATATTGAGCAAGTTAGAGAAAAAGGATATTCTATTGATAATAAAGAGTATCAAGATGGTATGTGTTGTGTTGCGGTTCCTTTGTTCAATAAAGAGAATATTCTTATAGGTGCTGTTGGAATATCTGGAAATTCAATAAGACTAGATTCTAAAAAAATTCATGAAATAGGTGAAGTTATATCAAATTTGGTTTCGAAACATATTATAAGCTATTAG
- a CDS encoding DJ-1/PfpI family protein encodes MSKKILILAGDFVEDYELMVPFQCLKMLGYTVDVVCPNKKANDQIKTAIHDFEGDQTYTEKPGHNFTLNASFDEVVESTYDALVIPGGRAPEYIRLNPRVIEIVQNFNSANKPIASVCHGILVLAAAGIIANKTCSCYPACAPDVGLSGGTWADIGFESAIVDGNLVTAAAWPAHPEWLAKFNELLTK; translated from the coding sequence ATGTCAAAAAAAATTCTTATATTAGCTGGTGATTTCGTAGAAGATTACGAATTAATGGTTCCATTTCAATGTTTAAAAATGTTAGGTTATACAGTTGATGTTGTTTGTCCAAATAAAAAAGCAAATGATCAAATTAAAACAGCAATTCATGATTTTGAAGGTGATCAAACTTATACAGAAAAACCAGGTCATAACTTCACGTTAAATGCTTCATTTGATGAAGTTGTTGAATCAACTTATGATGCATTAGTGATTCCTGGTGGTCGTGCTCCTGAATATATTAGATTAAATCCAAGAGTTATTGAAATTGTTCAAAATTTTAATTCTGCAAATAAACCAATAGCTTCAGTTTGTCATGGTATATTAGTTCTTGCAGCTGCAGGGATTATTGCAAATAAAACTTGTTCTTGTTATCCAGCTTGTGCTCCAGATGTTGGACTAAGCGGTGGAACATGGGCTGATATTGGATTTGAAAGTGCTATAGTAGATGGAAACTTAGTCACAGCTGCTGCTTGGCCTGCACATCCTGAGTGGTTAGCAAAATTTAATGAGTTATTAACAAAATAA
- a CDS encoding MBL fold metallo-hydrolase, giving the protein MFKKILSSIFLSSVYTFAFDYNLKPVKVTNDVWCFLGKLDMPTKENGGFMSNSCYVKADKSYVLIDSGASYGFASQAYEAMSKIEKLPVSTVISTHSHDDHWLGNSFYKEKFNAKILGPSLINKEYNENTITRMHQVLSKEDFKGTKIIPVDDVVNETRTLKIGNKEITIIPTGVKAHTSEDLFVFIPSEKILFSGDVIMNGRVTSNRDGSVIGTLKAIDMIKEKDWNYLVAGHGLDTSKTAINDTVEYFSLLKQRVLEAIENDTSGTEITKVVTMDEFKDKPLYGELNSKNVYDAFRELEFYEED; this is encoded by the coding sequence ATGTTCAAAAAAATTTTATCATCGATATTCTTATCATCAGTTTATACTTTTGCATTTGATTATAATTTAAAACCAGTAAAAGTAACAAATGACGTTTGGTGTTTTTTAGGAAAACTTGATATGCCTACAAAAGAAAATGGTGGCTTTATGTCAAATAGTTGCTATGTAAAAGCTGATAAAAGTTATGTTTTGATTGACTCAGGAGCAAGTTATGGCTTTGCTTCACAAGCATATGAAGCTATGTCAAAAATAGAAAAACTTCCTGTAAGTACAGTTATTTCAACTCATAGTCATGATGACCATTGGTTAGGAAATAGTTTTTACAAAGAAAAATTTAATGCAAAAATATTAGGGCCATCTTTGATAAATAAAGAATACAATGAAAATACTATTACAAGAATGCATCAAGTTTTATCAAAAGAAGATTTCAAAGGAACAAAAATAATTCCTGTTGATGATGTTGTAAATGAAACGAGAACCTTAAAAATAGGAAATAAAGAAATTACAATTATTCCAACAGGTGTAAAAGCTCATACTTCAGAGGATTTATTTGTTTTTATACCTAGTGAAAAAATTCTTTTCTCAGGTGATGTTATTATGAATGGAAGAGTAACATCAAATAGAGATGGTTCAGTAATTGGTACTTTAAAAGCTATTGATATGATAAAAGAAAAAGATTGGAATTACCTAGTAGCAGGTCATGGTCTTGATACTTCAAAAACAGCTATAAATGATACAGTAGAGTATTTTTCTTTATTAAAACAAAGGGTTTTAGAAGCTATTGAAAATGATACAAGTGGAACAGAGATAACAAAAGTTGTAACAATGGATGAGTTTAAAGACAAACCTTTATATGGTGAGTTAAATAGTAAAAATGTATACGATGCATTTAGAGAATTAGAGTTTTACGAAGAAGATTAA
- a CDS encoding HD-GYP domain-containing protein, whose product MDKKKQMQFNLNNFLLATSIALDFVSKDRYKISLGHAKRVAYIALNIGIKMDFTPEELSDLCSYSLVSSLALNQSTNDKEFCEISQECIKDFPFLTQKENVLKYQKEKIDGSGIFALKGDEIPLFSQIIFLAKTLDIMYDFGKENIKSRFDAIEFTKDKLDMYFSRDLIEKFFECVRETSFWQDMLNEQDTLMFIYSSLHDFTNPLDFEEILKITTIFYKIENPQSRLIELSEIMCEFYVLDHKDKLIFLITSSLCTIGKLTLGKELLEKESDLDIYEIEKIKTYPYYTRKILQNIIGFTDIASSASKVQERLDGSGYICALLGKDLTFKDRLLQSLNSYNALRQNRTYRELFSHEEAIEILKFEASENRFDLAIIEDIDKVLKTI is encoded by the coding sequence ATGGATAAGAAAAAACAGATGCAATTTAATCTGAATAATTTTTTATTAGCTACAAGTATAGCTTTAGATTTTGTTTCAAAAGATAGATATAAAATAAGTTTAGGACACGCAAAAAGAGTTGCATATATTGCTTTAAATATTGGAATAAAAATGGATTTTACTCCTGAAGAATTAAGTGATTTATGCTCTTATTCTTTAGTTTCTTCACTTGCATTAAATCAAAGTACTAATGATAAAGAGTTTTGTGAGATATCTCAAGAGTGTATAAAAGATTTTCCTTTTTTAACACAAAAAGAAAACGTATTAAAATATCAAAAAGAAAAAATTGATGGAAGTGGAATTTTTGCTTTAAAAGGTGATGAAATACCTTTGTTTTCGCAAATAATCTTTTTAGCAAAAACACTTGACATAATGTACGATTTTGGAAAAGAAAATATTAAAAGTAGATTTGATGCAATTGAGTTTACAAAAGATAAATTAGATATGTATTTTTCAAGAGATTTAATCGAAAAATTCTTTGAATGTGTTAGAGAAACAAGCTTTTGGCAAGATATGTTAAATGAACAAGATACTTTGATGTTTATTTATTCTTCATTACATGATTTTACAAATCCATTAGATTTTGAAGAGATTCTAAAAATCACAACAATTTTTTATAAAATCGAAAATCCTCAATCAAGGTTAATAGAATTAAGTGAAATTATGTGTGAATTTTATGTCTTAGATCACAAAGATAAATTAATTTTTTTAATAACTTCTAGTTTATGTACTATTGGAAAATTAACTTTAGGAAAAGAGTTATTAGAAAAAGAGTCTGATCTCGATATTTATGAAATTGAAAAAATAAAAACTTATCCATACTATACTAGAAAGATTTTACAAAATATTATTGGATTTACTGATATTGCATCAAGTGCATCAAAAGTTCAAGAAAGATTAGATGGAAGTGGCTATATTTGTGCATTATTAGGTAAAGATTTAACATTTAAAGACAGATTACTTCAAAGTTTAAATTCATATAATGCATTAAGACAAAATAGAACATATAGAGAGTTATTTAGTCACGAAGAAGCTATCGAGATTTTAAAATTTGAAGCAAGTGAAAATAGATTTGATTTAGCAATTATTGAAGATATAGATAAGGTTTTGAAAACAATTTAA
- a CDS encoding helix-turn-helix domain-containing protein — translation MKSLSLVKDEDINNFYKLVSQNVKRIRNEKNKPQLDLVLEMGLKSTAFYSRCENFKDNHHFNMEHIFKIAIILNVDIKDFFQGIEIKDNSKELS, via the coding sequence ATGAAAAGCTTATCATTAGTAAAAGATGAAGATATTAACAATTTTTATAAATTAGTTTCACAGAATGTTAAGAGAATTAGAAATGAGAAAAATAAGCCTCAGCTTGATTTAGTTTTAGAAATGGGATTAAAATCTACTGCTTTTTATAGTAGATGTGAAAACTTTAAAGACAATCATCATTTTAATATGGAACATATTTTTAAAATTGCAATTATATTAAATGTTGATATTAAAGACTTTTTCCAAGGTATAGAGATAAAAGATAATTCAAAAGAATTATCTTAA